The genomic segment acccgtctccacccactccatcctgcctacACCcttttcttcacctcttttctacactgtccattgctctggatggttgacccaagatatttgaagtcatccacctttacgacctctactccttgcatcttcacctttccacctgcctccctctcattcacacacgtaTTCCGTCAtctctctactgaccttcattcctctcctctccagtgcaaacctccacctctccagattctcttccacctgctctctactctcaccacagattacaatgtcatctgcagacatcatggtccatggagcctcctgcctgacctcatctgtcaacctgtccatcaccattgcaaacaagaaggggctcaaagctgatccctgatgtagccccaccttcaccttgaaaccattcgtcactccaactgcacacctcaccactgtctcactatcctcatacatgtcctgcaccaccccaacatacttttcagctacacctgacttcctcatacagtaccacagttcctctcttggcaccctatcatctgccttctctagatccacaaagacacaatgcagctccttctgaccttctctgtacttctctaccaacactctcaacgcaaaaattgcatctgtggtgctctttctgggcatgaaaccaaactgctgctcactgatctggacctctcgccttagccttgcttcaacaactctttcccataccttcatggtgtggctcatcaactttatacctctgtagttactgcagctctgcacatcacccttgttcttaaaaatggggaccgttgttaacccgggccttgaCCGATCCAgaatggcaatcatatttgtgatccgcatgatagttttggcacaagttttacgccggatgcccttcctgacgcaaccctcaccatttatccgggcttgggaccggcaccagaagtacagaaagtacacccctaatggctggtttatttttatttatatatatatatatatatatatatatatatatatatatatatatatatatatatatatatatatatatacacacacattataaaatTGAAGAATCACAGTTGTTCATGaataaaaatagcagaaattCTGAACGTCATCAGTAGCATTCATGTACCTGTAGTGAGAGACGTTCACATGAATGGGAGTCAGAATTCAgtaatgtgtttaaaaaacactttctaaatattttttcttttcttttccagaaGTGAAGTTCTGATGCAAGTCTGCTCCTGGCCTCCACTTTCCTACACATCCTTAAATTTACCTTCGCAACAAGAGAATCCCCCCAACACTAATACGTAAGACTGTTGAAGTCAGGTGAAATCAAATGTGCAAGTATGGTGTCCAAAAGACTCTCCAGCTCTCAGAAAACATCCTCTGGTTCTCTCCACACTAAGACATCTCACAGAGGAACTCAGAAAAATTCCGGCAAGGAGAGAAATCACCACTGCCTGGACTGTGGTAGGAGTTTTACTTATCGGAGTATTCTCAGagtacaccagcgcattcacacaggagagaaactgttccagtgctcagactgtgggaagagCTTTAATCACCTGAGTCATCTCAAAAcccaccagcgcattcacactggagagaaaccgtTTCGTTGTTCAGACTGTGGAAGAAGCTTCAATACTAATGGTAGTCTTCaaagacaccagcgcattcatacaggagagaaaccgtatgtCTGCTCTGAGTGTGGGGAGAGCTTTCGTTATGGAGATGCTCTCCTAAAACACCAGCTTGTTCACACAGAAGAGGAACCATATTGCTGTTTAGACTGTGGGACGAGCTTTCATAATGAGGTTACTCTTcaaaaacaccagcgcattcacacaggagagaaacctttttattgttcagagtgtggaaaCAGCTTTTGTAATGCAGACACTCTGcaaaaacaccagcgcattcacacgggagagaagccCTATCATTGCCCAGACTGTGGAAAGAGATTTACTCAGCAGAGTCATCTCAAAGtgcaccagcgcatccacacaggagagaaaccgtatcagtgctcagagtgcggGAAGATATTTACTTTAAAGAGTTCTCTCCAACTACATCAGCgcgttcacacaggagagaaaccatatcactgctcagagtgcgggAGGAGTTTTACTAAACTGAGTAATctccaaacacaccagcgcatccacacaggagagaaaccgtatcactgttcCGACTGCGGGAAGAGCTTTCGTCATGGAGATACTCTCAGAATacatcagcgcattcacacaggggAGAAACCATAtcagtgttcagagtgtggaaagagatTTAATCAACGGTATCATTTCAAAGCacatcagcgcattcacacaggagagaaaccctatcagtgctcagagtgcggGAAGAGATTCACTGTGAAGAATGATCTCCaacaacaccagcgcattcacacgggagagaaaccatatcactgctcagagtgtgggaggagttttaaTAAACTGAATTATCTCCAAGcccaccagcgcattcacacaggagagaaaccatatcactgctcagactgtggtAAGAGCTTTACTACACTTGGTAGTCTCCAaagacaccagcgcatccacacagcagagaaaccgtatcagtgctcagagtgcggGAAGAGCTTTAATCAACTGAATCATCTCCAAAcgcaccagcgcattcacacaggagagaaaccatatcTTTGTTCAGACTGTGGGAAGAGGTTTACTTCGCAGAGTAATCTCCAAAGACACCAgtacattcacacaggagaaaaaccgtatcagtgctcagagtgtgggaagagcttcCGTAATCCAGATGATCTCCAAAAACACTGcacatccacacaggagagaaactgtATCAGTGCTCagggtgtggaaaaatatttacCGTAAGAAGTTACCTTCAactacaccagcgcattcacacaggagagaaaccctTTTACTGTTCAGTGTGGACGGGGCTTCAGACATTCCATTTCTTTAAAGCATCATAAGTGTACTGTGAAGGAGGGGAGAAGCCACGACACGTGAATTTGTGttatacaaaaagaaaaaaaatgtttttccagcAGTTTCTTGAGTTTACATGACTGTatttatgtatgcatgtatgtttgtatgtaagCAGCTGAGAATAGTTTCTTATGAGGGTAAGACTTCGTAAGAAAAAAGATTGTGATTATTATCTTTAACGACTGGTAAGTATGTATATATGCTTATGTGTGAAgatatttataataatagcaTAATATTCAAAATTTAGATTTTGATCAAGTGCATTCATGACTTCTCAGGCCACTGTCACTGGAGTCTAGGGATTGGGTGGTTGATGCCACTGTCCAGCATAGTTTCCCCAGACAGTGCTCAGGGGAGACCTATGGATGCTTAAACAAACAGCTAACTAACAACAGCAAATGCGAAATGGAAATCTATTGTTCTACTACCCTGGAAACAAGAAGTAATGTAAGAGTGAGAGACTATGATCAGAGATGGAACCATTGACTGTGTGCATGatgtacatatacacaaaccTTATTgcagatcaaataaaaacacaacagtgatttgcaaatctgGTTTGAGgtgtatattcaattgaatgcagTACAAATACATGATATTCAATCATATTCACAATCCAATTTTCTTATTTCCCCTTAATTTCTTTCCTTTGtgaattagtttagtaaataataaataatttggtACAGTATTGCAACATTTTCagcaaaataattttatattaggcctagtcatacattttttcttcttaGGTGTTTGTAGTATTTATCTtgctttattttccaaaataaatggTTGTGTGCATTTAGAATCTGTTGGAGGAGATAAAAAACAAAGTAGACCTTGTATTCAGGACAGTGATCTGTGCTCGGTGGCcagagggtggaccagcagtggtaCACAGTCAGTGGGGTGCCACCTTATCAAGACAGTGGACCATTATGCTCGCTATGTGGGTACAAATAGTTTAAAATTTCCTCTTGTGGTTCCTCTGCAGTTCAGGTGGGGGCGCTAATTGTATCAGTGTGGTTCCCCTGCAATCCGATGAGGGTGCTGATTGTGTCAGTGTGGTTCCTCTGCAGTCCAGGTGGGGGCGCTAACCGTATCAGTGATCTTCTCCAAGCCCAGTAAAGCGGAGAAGCAGAAGCTCCGCTGTGGTCAGCAGGTCCGCGCCTCCGCGCTGCTACAGTGTTGTTGGAGGAGCCGAACAGGAGCTGCTCTCATCGAGGTAGAACCTGATTAACAGCTCTCTACACTGGCTTTTACTGCTCCAGCTCACTGAAGCTTGGGGAGATGTTCACTCTCTGACCAGCAGGGTGAGAATATGGAGACCAGCTCAGGAGCAGCTTTAATCCAGACTTCACTGGACAGGAGAACTTACAGCTTCATCCTCAGAGCTTGGTTGAAAATCGGTAATGCATAGATTTTGGTTGTCAGTGCTGTTATCCAGAGGAGGTTGGGTGGAGAAATCTTGTTTTGCTTCTGAGAAACTTTGCTAGCCAATCTAATTCTACAAAGAAAGCCTTGTGTGCTCCATTATGGAGAAGCATGGAGTGGGAAATATGGAAAACTATTATATCACGATATTTTCAGCGTACACATTAGGGATGTTTTGACTTGGAGACATCGTACACTAGTAATactacatataaataaacactgacctGACCTGAATCCCACTGAACAGGAGTCACTTTCTCAGTCTGTAATGAAACGTGTAGTTGGTCTGTGCTTTGTCAGAAGTGATGATATCCACACTGTGCTCAGAAAAACACCACTatagtaaaatgttttatgataaaaaaaaacgaTAAAAATCCCTTCGTATTGCTCAACTCTACAGTGAGCAGATGTTATAAAACCGACAAAAAAGAAATTTACATGGACATTCAGTGTAAATGTTTGGACAGGTATTCTGATATGATAGAAGCtacatgtgaaaatgtaaatgtgggCTTAAATGTTATTCTACCAGGATGCTCACGTTCATATGCAGGGAATTCAGTGATGTATTCAGACTACATTTGAAGTCTCTTTATAATACATATTGATGAGACACATAAGAAAAACTCTGAGGTCATTTTACTTAATTCTCGCCATTCCTTGCTGTTAATGGCgggcagttttcttcatgtaattcttctgttaatttatcagtctactcaggctttagcagagctcagtaacactgagattaataactgatcacattgatttatcagtctactcaggctttagcagagctcagtaacactgagattaataaccgatcacattgatttatcagtctactcaggctttagcagagctcagtaacgctgagattaataaccgatcacattgatttatcagtctactcaggctttagcagagctcagtaacactgagattaataactgatcacattgatttatcagtctactcaggctttagcagagctcagtaacgctgagattaataaccgatcacattgatttatcagtctactcaggctttagcagagctcagtaacactgagattaataactgatcacattgatttatcagtctactcaggccttagcagagctcagtaacgctgagattaataaccgatcacattgatttatcagtctactcaggctttagcagagctcagtaacgctgagattaataaccgatcacattgatttatcagtctactcaggctttagcagagctcagtaacgctgagatggTCGTCATTGTACTCCACAGCTCTTTCG from the Pygocentrus nattereri isolate fPygNat1 chromosome 6, fPygNat1.pri, whole genome shotgun sequence genome contains:
- the LOC108412111 gene encoding zinc finger protein 850-like → MVSKRLSSSQKTSSGSLHTKTSHRGTQKNSGKERNHHCLDCGRSFTYRSILRVHQRIHTGEKLFQCSDCGKSFNHLSHLKTHQRIHTGEKPFRCSDCGRSFNTNGSLQRHQRIHTGEKPYVCSECGESFRYGDALLKHQLVHTEEEPYCCLDCGTSFHNEVTLQKHQRIHTGEKPFYCSECGNSFCNADTLQKHQRIHTGEKPYHCPDCGKRFTQQSHLKVHQRIHTGEKPYQCSECGKIFTLKSSLQLHQRVHTGEKPYHCSECGRSFTKLSNLQTHQRIHTGEKPYHCSDCGKSFRHGDTLRIHQRIHTGEKPYQCSECGKRFNQRYHFKAHQRIHTGEKPYQCSECGKRFTVKNDLQQHQRIHTGEKPYHCSECGRSFNKLNYLQAHQRIHTGEKPYHCSDCGKSFTTLGSLQRHQRIHTAEKPYQCSECGKSFNQLNHLQTHQRIHTGEKPYLCSDCGKRFTSQSNLQRHQYIHTGEKPYQCSECGKSFRCGKIFTVRSYLQLHQRIHTGEKPYHCSECGKSFTQKGNLKVHQRVHTGEKPYYCSTCGNSFRDRSTFRTHQRIHTGERPYQCSECGKRFTRQNSFLQHQRIHTGEKPYRCSECGKCFARHSTLRIHRHVHTREKPHHCSECGRGFVKQNHLQIHRRIHTGEKPFRCPDCGKRFANPCHLQIHQRIHTGEKPYYCSECGRSFRHSNTLKTHKCPQRDVEVHAVSLLNQNTCL